One window from the genome of Eucalyptus grandis isolate ANBG69807.140 chromosome 7, ASM1654582v1, whole genome shotgun sequence encodes:
- the LOC120296066 gene encoding uncharacterized protein LOC120296066, giving the protein MEKHKKECNEEQKEKFLHEIESWEKALEKVNKTKGWELSKFERAILEENHCMQATVDLELHIRWNPRNRNRHQDPTDSPVKWVSPPKGSLKYNVDGSWKEEQRERAMVGICRNEQGILIDGFAEKIAADSALKTEALALLATLLKLVEARKRKKSLAGKREKSSASPELTYNAKYTLTAKLWWKV; this is encoded by the exons ATGGAGAAGCACAAGAAGGAGTGCAACGAGGAGCAGAAGGAGAAATTTCTACACGAAATAGAATCCTGGGAGAAGGCTCTTGAGAAGGTCAATAAAACCAAGGGCTGGGAGCtgtcaaaatttgaaag GGCaattcttgaagaaaatcaCTGTATGCAAGCAACGGTTGATCTAGAACTTCATATCCGGTGGAACCCAAGAAATCGAAACCGACACCAAGATCCCACAGACTCACCTGTGAAGTGGGTCTCTCCACCGAAGGGTTCGCTGAAATATAACGTTGATGGCTCATGGAAGGAAGAACAGCGAGAAAGAGCGATGGTTGGGATTTGCAGGAATGAACAAGGGATCCTCATAGACGGTTTTGCGGAGAAAATTGCTGCTGATTCAGCCCTGAAAACAGAGGCTTTGGCCCTTCTTGCGACTCTGTTGAAGTTAGTGGAggcaagaaagagaaagaagtctTTGGCAGGAAAGAGGGAAAAGTCTTCTGCTTCGCCTGAACTAACCTACAATGCGAAGTATACTCTAACAGCAAAGTTGTGGTGGAAAGTTTAA
- the LOC104452657 gene encoding uncharacterized protein LOC104452657, translating to MGQLRGSVETVGKKDSQHEIETSLKKEILHLQEQLQDQFVMRNALEKALSCRPYFFHGKSQKTIPKDAEQLIVETAVLELEVAYLEKYLLTLYRNKFNEHPSHLPTENELKSTPIAHGKVSPPNHGHNSTLEREHFFSDLSRRTLSLPRQSIRSPLKEEEDIWAPKNLSGVGIHRSQSSLSQRSSHPNRASHLENSLARAVDSYHSLPLSMLERVPCTTSKAISLADCLGANITDHVLETPNWLSVEMVKSISAIYCELAEPPLTNYHYLSSPNSPSSYIVDQYPLGDLGDMQSSQHCRYSSFNSHFGNPFHVEGSREFSGPYSTMLKVQSISSEAERMKSIEYMLRKYRSIVHQLRRVDPSKLKHEEKLAFWINVHNALVMHAFLAHGIPQNKLKKMSLLLKAAYNIGGHTISVDTIQNSILQCRLLFPGKWLRLLLPSKQKFKVDSLLKGYEIDHPEPLLHFALCLGSRSDPAVRVFRPDRVFQELKVAKEEYLRSNFRLCKKRIILPKLVDAYAKSTGLSAADLLMILNHCLPDFRVNSFRQFRKRSWKSFEWTPQNFDFQYLFSSELA from the exons ATGGGACAGCTCAGGGGCTCTGTTGAAACCGTGGGAAAAAAGGACTCGCAACATGAGATCGAAACATCATTGAAGAAAGAG ATTCTGCATCTTCAAGAACAACTTCAGGACCAATTTGTGATGCGAAATGCATTAGAGAAAGCATTAAGTTGTAGGCCTTACTTCTTCCATGGTAAATCTCAAAAGACGATCCCCAAG GATGCAGAACAGCTGATTGTAGAAACAGCAGTGTTAGAATTAGAAGTCGCGTACCTGGAAAAGTACCTTCTCACCTTGTACCGTAACAAGTTCAATGAACACCCTTCACATTTACCCACTGAGAATGAGCTCAAGTCCACCCCCATCGCTCATGGGAAAGTGAGTCCGCCAAATCACGGACACAATAGTACATTGGAGAGAGAGCATTTCTTCTCTGATTTAAGTCGGCGTACTCTTAGTTTGCCTCGACAGTCCATCAGGAGTcctttgaaagaagaagaagatatttggGCCCCAAAAAATCTATCCGGCGTCGGTATTCACCGTAGCCAGTCCTCTTTATCTCAGCGCTCATCTCATCCAAACAGAGCTTCACATCTAGAGAATTCATTAGCTAGAGCTGTAGATTCATACCACTCACTCCCTTTGTCCATGTTGGAG CGAGTGCCATGTACGACTTCAAAAGCAATTAGTTTGGCAGACTGTCTTGGGGCTAACATAACCGATCATGTCCTCGAGACGCCAAACTGGCTATCTGTCGAGATGGTCAAGTCCATCTCAGCAATATACTGTGAGCTGGCCGAGCCACCATTGACAAACTATCATTACCTGTCCTCTCCAAATTCACCATCTTCATACATAGTGGACCAGTATCCTTTGGGAGACCTTGGTGACATGCAGAGCTCACAACACTGCAGATACTCCTCCTTCAATTCCCATTTTGGTAACCCTTTTCACGTGGAAGGCTCAAGAGAATTCAGCGGACCTTACAGTActatgctcaaagtgcaatcaatctccAGTGAAGCCGAAAGGATGAAAAGCATCGAGTACATGCTGCGGAAGTACAG GTCAATTGTGCATCAATTGCGACGAGTCGATCCCAGTAAGCTGAAACATGAGGAGAAGCTCGCCTTTTGGATTAATGTGCACAATGCCCTAGTGATGCAT GCATTTTTGGCTCATGGCATTCCGCAAAACAAACTGAAGAAGATGTCTCTGCTACTAAAG GCTGCATATAATATTGGAGGGCACACCATAAGTGTAGACACAATTCAAAATAGTATTTTGCAATGCAGGTTGCTTTTTCCAGGAAAG TGGCTGCGGTTACTATTGCCATCCAAGCAGAAATTTAAAGTTGATAGTCTGCTGAAAGGATATGAGATTGACCATCCTGAACCACTCTTACATTTTGCGCTCTGTTTGGGAAGCCGATCCGATCCTGCA GTTCGCGTGTTCAGGCCTGACAGAGTGTTTCAGGAGCTGAAAGTTGCGAAGGAAGAGTACCTCCGGTCAAACTTCAGATTGTGCAAGAAAAGGATCATCCTACCAAAACTTGTCGATGCTTACGCCAAGAGCACGGGTTTGAGTGCAGCTGACCTGCTGATGATCCTCAACCATTGCTTGCCAGATTTTCGCGTAAATAGCTTCCGACAGTTTCGCAAACGGTCTTGGAAGAGCTTTGAATGGACACCTCAAAACTTTGACTTTCAGTATCTTTTCTCTAGCGAGTTAGCATAG
- the LOC104452656 gene encoding protein TIC 62, chloroplastic isoform X1, translated as MECRSLQAPSANAIASSRTGPLEKPFLHGQVLQLPNNARRYRFVGKTRPLELRALAPGATRMSFATTEAIPSDVDKKDEGLVFVAGATGKVGSRTVRELLKLGYRVRAGVRSAKRAVTLVQSVKQMKFEGDDTKEGFKPVEKLEVVECDLEKPDQIRPALANASVVICCIGASEKEVFDVTGPYRIDYMATKNLIDAATLAKVNHFIMVSSLGTNKIGFPAAILNLFWGVLIWKRKAEEALIASGIPYTIVRPGGMERPTDAYKETHNVTLSEEDTLFGGQVSNLQVAELMAVMAKNSGLSYCKVVEVIAETTAPLTPMEELLAKIPSQRQGPQEPGASDDTSPAPSNVLTSVSPNTPVVEEISQSKAVATRPLSPYPVYNDLKPPTSPTPTPPGIQKANPDTITWKDASDSPTSAEESSSSVNEIEVKPTPEKAKLLSPYAAYEELKPPSSPSPTPSGPKISEDLKPPISPTSTPPSGQQENPDTVSKIGPSDSPTSGPDSLSSIDEIKMKVPAEKATPLSPYVIFNELKPPSSPSPKPSGPKTVLPVISKTDEVLIPVAGGNNVAIESSTSVESYQSPYYVYEDLKPPTSPSPSVPVIQPASSVSVDVSGNGAPEPQP; from the exons ATGGAGTGTCGCTCGTTGCAGGCGCCGAGCGCCAACGCCATCGCCTCCTCGCGAACTGGGCCGCTCGAGAAGCCGTTCCTTCACGGCCAGGTGCTGCAGCTGCCGAACAATGCGAGGCGGTACCGGTTCGTGGGGAAGACGAGGCCCCTCGAGCTCAGGGCTCTGGCTCCAG GTGCAACCAGAATGAGCTTTGCAACAACAGAAGCAATACCAAGTGATGTTGATAAGAAAGATGAGGGTCTTGTATTTGTTGCTGGTGCCACTGGAAAAGTTGGATCACGGACTGTGAG GGAGCTTTTGAAATTAGGATATCGAGTAAGAGCCGGTGTGCGAAGTGCTAAAAGAGCAGTAACTCTTGTGCAG AGTGTCAAACAGATGAAGTTTGAGGGGGATGACACAAAGGAGGGGTTTAAac CTGTAGAGAAGCTTGAAGTTGTGGAATGTGACTTGGAGAAGCCAGATCAGATAAGGCCAGCCTTAGCCAATGCTTCTGTGGTTATATGCTGCATTGGTGCAAGCGAAAAGGAAGTTTTTGATGTGACGGGCCCATACAGAATTGACTATATGGCTACGAAGAACCTCATTGATGCAG caactttggccaaagttaaCCACTTCATCATGGTTTCATCTTTGGGAACAAACAAGATCGGATTTCCTGCGGCTATACTGAA TTTGTTCTGGGGAGTGTTAATctggaaaagaaaagctgaAGAAGCACTTATAGCCAGTGGTATTCCTTACACT ATAGTGAGGCCAGGGGGAATGGAGCGGCCTACTGATGCTTATAAAGAAACTCACAATGTTACTCTGTCAGAGGAAGATACTTTATTTGGAGGCCAAGTTTCAAACCTTCAG GTGGCAGAACTCATGGCAGTCATGGCCAAAAACAGTGGCCTTTCATACTGTAAAGTGGTGGAAGTGATTGCTGAAACAACTGCTCCACTGACTCCCATGGAAGAGCTTCTTGCTAAGATACCATCACAACGCCAAGGACCACAG GAACCTGGTGCTTCTGATGATACTTCTCCTGCACCTTCTAATGTACTCACGTCGGTGTCTCCAAACACCCCAGTTGTTGAGGAAATTTCCCAAAGCAAAGCAGTTGCAACTAGGCCACTCTCTCCGTACCCTGT TTACAATGATCTGAAACCACCTACTTCCCCCACTCCAACTCCACCTGGTATACAAAAAGCAAATCCAGATACCATCACATGGAAAGATGCTTCAGACAGTCCAACAAGTGCAGAAGAGTCTAGCTCTAGTGTCAATGAAATAGAAGTGAAACCTACACCTGAGAAAGCAAAACTTCTCTCTCCCTATGCTGC ATATGAAGAACTGAAGCCTCCAAGCTCACCCAGCCCCACACCAAGTGGTCCCAAAat TTCCGAAGATCTGAAACCACCTATATCACCTACTTCAACTCCACCTAGTGGACAACAAGAAAATCCTGATACTGTCTCCAAGATCGGTCCTTCTGACAGTCCAACAAGTGGACCAGATTCTCTATCTAgcattgatgaaataaaaatgaaagtacCAGCTGAGAAGGCAACACCACTTTCTCCCTATGTCAT ATTCAACGAACTGAAGCCGCCAAGCTCACCTAGTCCCAAACCAAGTGGTCCCAAAACAGTGCTTCCTGTTATCTCTAAAACAGATGAAGTTTTGATCCCTGTTGCTGGAGGCAACAATGTGGCAATTGAAAGTTCTACGAGTGTTGAAAGTTACCAGTCGCCCTACTATGT ATATGAAGATTTGAAGCCCCCTACTTCGCCATCTCCCAGTGTACCAGTCATACAGCCTGCATCCTCAGTCTCTGTGGACGTTTCAGGAAATGGTGCTCCAGAGCCTCAGCCTTGA
- the LOC104452656 gene encoding protein TIC 62, chloroplastic isoform X2, translating to MPPFFLFSPENARGFASITLCAGAWKGRWVVQHNVVCGGVVLVEEDVVFDGATRMSFATTEAIPSDVDKKDEGLVFVAGATGKVGSRTVRELLKLGYRVRAGVRSAKRAVTLVQSVKQMKFEGDDTKEGFKPVEKLEVVECDLEKPDQIRPALANASVVICCIGASEKEVFDVTGPYRIDYMATKNLIDAATLAKVNHFIMVSSLGTNKIGFPAAILNLFWGVLIWKRKAEEALIASGIPYTIVRPGGMERPTDAYKETHNVTLSEEDTLFGGQVSNLQVAELMAVMAKNSGLSYCKVVEVIAETTAPLTPMEELLAKIPSQRQGPQEPGASDDTSPAPSNVLTSVSPNTPVVEEISQSKAVATRPLSPYPVYNDLKPPTSPTPTPPGIQKANPDTITWKDASDSPTSAEESSSSVNEIEVKPTPEKAKLLSPYAAYEELKPPSSPSPTPSGPKISEDLKPPISPTSTPPSGQQENPDTVSKIGPSDSPTSGPDSLSSIDEIKMKVPAEKATPLSPYVIFNELKPPSSPSPKPSGPKTVLPVISKTDEVLIPVAGGNNVAIESSTSVESYQSPYYVYEDLKPPTSPSPSVPVIQPASSVSVDVSGNGAPEPQP from the exons AtgccccctttttttctcttttcgcCTGAAAACGCTAGGGGCTTCGCCTCGATCACGTTGTGCGCGGGAGCGTGGAAGGGAAGATGGGTGGTGCAGCACAATGTCGTTTGCGGCGGCGTCGTTCTGGTCGAGGAAGATGTAGTTTTCGATG GTGCAACCAGAATGAGCTTTGCAACAACAGAAGCAATACCAAGTGATGTTGATAAGAAAGATGAGGGTCTTGTATTTGTTGCTGGTGCCACTGGAAAAGTTGGATCACGGACTGTGAG GGAGCTTTTGAAATTAGGATATCGAGTAAGAGCCGGTGTGCGAAGTGCTAAAAGAGCAGTAACTCTTGTGCAG AGTGTCAAACAGATGAAGTTTGAGGGGGATGACACAAAGGAGGGGTTTAAac CTGTAGAGAAGCTTGAAGTTGTGGAATGTGACTTGGAGAAGCCAGATCAGATAAGGCCAGCCTTAGCCAATGCTTCTGTGGTTATATGCTGCATTGGTGCAAGCGAAAAGGAAGTTTTTGATGTGACGGGCCCATACAGAATTGACTATATGGCTACGAAGAACCTCATTGATGCAG caactttggccaaagttaaCCACTTCATCATGGTTTCATCTTTGGGAACAAACAAGATCGGATTTCCTGCGGCTATACTGAA TTTGTTCTGGGGAGTGTTAATctggaaaagaaaagctgaAGAAGCACTTATAGCCAGTGGTATTCCTTACACT ATAGTGAGGCCAGGGGGAATGGAGCGGCCTACTGATGCTTATAAAGAAACTCACAATGTTACTCTGTCAGAGGAAGATACTTTATTTGGAGGCCAAGTTTCAAACCTTCAG GTGGCAGAACTCATGGCAGTCATGGCCAAAAACAGTGGCCTTTCATACTGTAAAGTGGTGGAAGTGATTGCTGAAACAACTGCTCCACTGACTCCCATGGAAGAGCTTCTTGCTAAGATACCATCACAACGCCAAGGACCACAG GAACCTGGTGCTTCTGATGATACTTCTCCTGCACCTTCTAATGTACTCACGTCGGTGTCTCCAAACACCCCAGTTGTTGAGGAAATTTCCCAAAGCAAAGCAGTTGCAACTAGGCCACTCTCTCCGTACCCTGT TTACAATGATCTGAAACCACCTACTTCCCCCACTCCAACTCCACCTGGTATACAAAAAGCAAATCCAGATACCATCACATGGAAAGATGCTTCAGACAGTCCAACAAGTGCAGAAGAGTCTAGCTCTAGTGTCAATGAAATAGAAGTGAAACCTACACCTGAGAAAGCAAAACTTCTCTCTCCCTATGCTGC ATATGAAGAACTGAAGCCTCCAAGCTCACCCAGCCCCACACCAAGTGGTCCCAAAat TTCCGAAGATCTGAAACCACCTATATCACCTACTTCAACTCCACCTAGTGGACAACAAGAAAATCCTGATACTGTCTCCAAGATCGGTCCTTCTGACAGTCCAACAAGTGGACCAGATTCTCTATCTAgcattgatgaaataaaaatgaaagtacCAGCTGAGAAGGCAACACCACTTTCTCCCTATGTCAT ATTCAACGAACTGAAGCCGCCAAGCTCACCTAGTCCCAAACCAAGTGGTCCCAAAACAGTGCTTCCTGTTATCTCTAAAACAGATGAAGTTTTGATCCCTGTTGCTGGAGGCAACAATGTGGCAATTGAAAGTTCTACGAGTGTTGAAAGTTACCAGTCGCCCTACTATGT ATATGAAGATTTGAAGCCCCCTACTTCGCCATCTCCCAGTGTACCAGTCATACAGCCTGCATCCTCAGTCTCTGTGGACGTTTCAGGAAATGGTGCTCCAGAGCCTCAGCCTTGA